From a region of the Corallococcus coralloides DSM 2259 genome:
- a CDS encoding tetratricopeptide repeat protein, protein MRRPALALLIALAPLAAHAAKAKAPSQAAKKASTPSATTPPAKARPAPAAAPAPNTSRYLDGLGHTPEQEKLLRDVSRALEAYEAESRDFHREVKQLIERRYQQKRSALNTGYEKTLTALESQERTQRLDAIARAEDFLRRYPDEPRATPDVMFRLAELYYERSADEHQLARKDYAERVRTMSDEAMADLPPEPDVDFSPSIGVYRTLLARFPDYKLNDGSLYLLAYCLNEQHKDEESLATYQQLTTRYPKSRFATDAWTRIGEYWFEEETDPEALRKAAEAYTAATRDTEHRFYDKARYKLAWTYYRMDWFEESVDSFLLLLDHYQSHQQSGSKADEGDLRSEALQYIALSLADETWGGVAKARDLFAKRGGRPYEPEVYRRLGNVYFDQLRNPEAIAAYQQVLATDPLTTDAPRLQQRIVQAYERDRRMDLYARESEKLANDYLPGGAWYEKNKDDPNALSHAQTLAEQSLYSAAAYQHQQAQAFQKEGKEAEAKATYAAAARAYGTYLERFPRSKTAYAMRFFFAESLFNSDAYGAAAKEYSAVRDSNQDNTYRDVSAHNAVLAWKAQLDEDVKAGRVPERKPLRASERPKDSAHAPVALAPTEAALVKASDTYVALLPKEEAAPGIAYQAAELFYTHDDFAQARPRFERVVQAYPRNPVAGYATNLIIESFLIDQDWKSVEEVSARLASNAQVVDPSSEQYRELMKFKLAGRFNLADQLAAQKRYDEAAKKYLQLVEEAPRHEFADKALNNAAVAYEELRRFDSAMKLYERIYRDYPKSPWAHTALFRVALNAQKSYDFDKAVTSYQKLVKDYPKAEEREAALFNAAALLEGQQRYAEAAAAFQRSVELYPHAKNAPENQYRAARILEKSGDTKGEIQALEAFVRKFASKPDQVELVVDAKRRLGDAWKKRGNTKEAQRAWTSAADEFDRRKLKHDTQPRAAEAAAYSRFQLAELEVQRFDALKLSGAGKALEKSLTKKTEALKAVDAAYTKVLPYKQLEWSLASFYRLGYVRERFAATLLDAPVPPEVKRMGDDAVLTYQDMLTQRTVALEDVAVEKYAATLKEARNHRVSNEWTRRTLESLNRFRPKEYPVLKEARGALASDTVYPDGLLGSLATPPAPARADPDKATRLTEGGTP, encoded by the coding sequence ATGCGCCGCCCTGCCCTCGCCCTCTTGATTGCACTGGCGCCGCTGGCCGCTCACGCCGCGAAGGCCAAGGCTCCCAGCCAGGCCGCGAAGAAGGCCTCCACGCCTTCCGCGACCACCCCTCCCGCGAAGGCACGGCCCGCGCCCGCGGCAGCGCCCGCGCCCAACACCTCGCGCTACCTGGATGGACTGGGCCACACGCCCGAACAGGAGAAGCTGCTGCGCGACGTGAGCCGCGCGCTGGAGGCGTACGAGGCGGAGTCGCGCGACTTCCACCGCGAGGTGAAGCAGCTCATCGAGCGGCGCTACCAGCAGAAGCGCTCGGCGCTCAACACCGGTTACGAGAAGACGCTCACCGCGCTGGAGTCCCAGGAGCGCACGCAGCGGCTGGACGCCATCGCCCGGGCCGAGGACTTCCTGCGCCGCTACCCGGACGAGCCTCGCGCCACGCCGGACGTGATGTTCCGGCTGGCGGAGCTGTACTACGAGCGCTCCGCGGACGAGCACCAGCTGGCGCGCAAGGACTACGCGGAGCGCGTGCGCACGATGTCCGACGAGGCGATGGCGGACCTGCCGCCGGAGCCGGACGTGGACTTCTCGCCGTCCATCGGCGTGTACCGCACGCTGCTCGCGCGCTTCCCGGACTACAAGCTCAACGACGGCTCCCTGTACCTGCTGGCGTACTGCCTCAACGAGCAGCACAAGGACGAGGAGAGCCTCGCCACCTACCAGCAGCTCACCACGCGCTACCCGAAGAGCCGCTTCGCCACCGACGCGTGGACGCGCATCGGCGAGTACTGGTTCGAGGAGGAGACCGACCCGGAGGCGCTGCGCAAGGCCGCGGAGGCGTACACCGCCGCCACGCGCGACACGGAGCACCGGTTCTACGACAAGGCCCGCTACAAGCTGGCCTGGACGTACTACCGGATGGACTGGTTCGAGGAGTCCGTGGACAGCTTCCTGCTGCTCCTGGACCACTACCAGTCCCACCAGCAGTCCGGCAGCAAGGCGGACGAAGGCGACCTGCGCTCGGAGGCGCTCCAGTACATCGCGCTGTCGCTCGCGGATGAGACCTGGGGCGGCGTGGCGAAGGCCCGCGACCTCTTCGCGAAGCGCGGCGGCCGGCCCTATGAGCCGGAGGTGTACCGGCGGCTGGGCAACGTCTACTTCGACCAGCTCCGCAACCCGGAGGCCATCGCCGCGTATCAGCAGGTGCTGGCCACCGACCCGCTCACCACGGACGCGCCCCGCCTGCAGCAGCGCATCGTCCAGGCCTACGAGCGCGACCGGCGCATGGACCTGTACGCGCGCGAGTCGGAGAAGCTGGCCAACGACTACCTGCCCGGCGGCGCCTGGTACGAGAAGAACAAGGACGACCCGAACGCGCTGTCGCACGCGCAGACGCTCGCCGAGCAGAGCCTCTACTCCGCCGCCGCGTACCAGCACCAGCAGGCGCAGGCCTTCCAGAAGGAGGGCAAGGAAGCGGAGGCCAAGGCCACCTACGCGGCCGCGGCGCGCGCGTACGGCACGTACCTGGAGCGCTTCCCGCGCAGCAAGACCGCGTACGCGATGCGCTTCTTCTTCGCCGAGTCCCTCTTCAACTCGGATGCGTACGGCGCGGCGGCGAAGGAGTACTCGGCCGTGCGCGACTCCAACCAGGACAACACCTACCGGGACGTGTCCGCGCACAACGCGGTGCTCGCCTGGAAGGCGCAGCTGGACGAGGACGTGAAGGCGGGCCGCGTGCCGGAGCGCAAGCCGCTGCGCGCCAGCGAGCGCCCCAAGGACAGCGCGCACGCCCCCGTGGCCCTGGCCCCGACGGAGGCCGCGCTCGTGAAGGCGTCCGACACGTACGTCGCGCTGCTGCCGAAGGAAGAGGCCGCGCCCGGCATCGCGTACCAGGCCGCGGAGCTCTTCTACACGCACGACGACTTCGCCCAGGCCCGCCCCCGCTTCGAGCGCGTGGTGCAGGCGTACCCGCGAAACCCCGTGGCCGGCTACGCCACCAACCTCATCATCGAGTCCTTCCTCATCGACCAGGACTGGAAGAGCGTGGAGGAGGTCAGCGCGCGGCTCGCCAGCAACGCGCAGGTGGTAGACCCGTCCAGCGAGCAGTACCGCGAGCTGATGAAGTTCAAGCTCGCCGGCCGCTTCAACCTGGCGGACCAGCTGGCCGCGCAGAAGCGCTACGACGAGGCCGCGAAGAAGTACCTCCAGCTGGTGGAGGAGGCCCCCCGCCACGAGTTCGCGGACAAGGCGCTCAACAACGCGGCCGTGGCCTACGAGGAGCTGCGCCGCTTCGACTCCGCGATGAAGCTCTACGAGCGCATCTACCGCGACTACCCGAAGTCGCCGTGGGCGCACACCGCGCTGTTCCGCGTGGCCCTCAACGCGCAGAAGTCCTACGACTTCGACAAGGCCGTCACCAGCTACCAGAAGCTGGTGAAGGACTACCCGAAGGCCGAGGAGCGAGAGGCCGCGCTCTTCAACGCGGCGGCGCTGCTCGAAGGCCAGCAGCGCTACGCGGAGGCCGCGGCGGCCTTCCAGCGCTCCGTGGAGCTGTACCCCCACGCGAAGAACGCGCCGGAGAACCAGTACCGCGCGGCCCGCATCCTGGAGAAGTCGGGCGACACGAAGGGCGAAATCCAGGCGCTGGAGGCCTTCGTCCGCAAGTTCGCCAGCAAGCCGGACCAGGTGGAACTGGTGGTGGACGCGAAGCGCCGCCTGGGCGACGCGTGGAAGAAGCGCGGCAACACGAAGGAGGCCCAGCGCGCCTGGACCAGCGCCGCCGACGAGTTCGACCGCCGCAAGCTGAAGCACGACACGCAGCCGCGCGCCGCGGAAGCCGCCGCCTACAGCCGCTTCCAGCTGGCCGAGCTGGAGGTCCAGCGCTTCGACGCGCTGAAGCTCAGCGGCGCCGGCAAGGCGCTGGAGAAGAGCCTCACCAAGAAGACCGAAGCCTTGAAGGCGGTGGACGCCGCGTACACGAAGGTCCTGCCGTACAAGCAGCTGGAGTGGTCGCTCGCGTCGTTCTACCGGCTCGGCTACGTCCGGGAGCGCTTCGCGGCCACGCTGCTGGACGCGCCGGTGCCTCCGGAAGTGAAGCGCATGGGTGACGACGCGGTGCTGACGTACCAGGACATGCTCACGCAGCGCACCGTGGCCCTGGAGGACGTCGCGGTGGAGAAATACGCCGCCACGCTCAAGGAGGCGCGCAACCACCGCGTCTCCAACGAGTGGACGCGCCGCACGCTGGAGTCCCTCAACCGCTTCCGCCCCAAGGAGTACCCCGTCCTCAAGGAGGCCCGGGGCGCGCTCGCGTCGGACACGGTGTATCCGGATGGCCTGCTGGGCAGCCTCGCCACGCCGCCCGCGCCCGCGCGCGCCGACCCGGACAAGGCGACCCGGCTCACGGAAGGGGGCACGCCATGA
- a CDS encoding tetratricopeptide repeat protein — protein sequence MTATLHALALALSLGAAPAPAPQASNPGAALPPMPASLSSRAASVEAVEAQLRTAELSLRFVETQFTERPEPSSTDSQLKRFSEGEVYSLLGDWAAASVLFYDLVSDPAFKAHPRYPEAVFYLADALFQQKNDIGARVYLRDVLSLPLTPQRYKEAVSRYLAVAGRLQQFDGIDAYVEKARQLSGGVLAPDIAYVHARGTFKRMDLTPDEHQQRSRALFAPLAQAPGAFRVQAVYHLGVLSVQSGDYPAAIAQFQRIVGTGPEAVVSTGLAEAEAQRFRELAFLSLGRLMYETGRYDEALDHYGQIPRESERFPESLLEVAWTYVRKQDFTQAKNATDILLLVAPDSQLAPEARILQGHLLQKLHQYDEALETYDGVARMFTPARDKVDALLRVNHDPVAYFDNLLARNERSLDVSTLLPPLALKYASTQKEVADAVRMVGDLDSGRQGAGEAKAIAERILEALDARGLEAFPELQEGYVRTEAVDTALTAVEQSLVQAEAALVEEKLTPAEREKLLVAQGAREAQRLRFAALPTTNKELEERRHRMQAKVDLVDREAFRVGYELQSLHANAAAIRKWVEDTRDERQADPAEEREFLVQLQAEIATLKDLQAELDRTRARLASERQSTDTSLEGEAAIRARYSAALQQEHTVLRAGEGRLSGEDTRVLLRMHTVRTRIDSLRGRVAVARVALRARLENRVKSIRDKVRVEQALLQGYEQEVAAASGDARNLVGRIAYESFRRVRQQFYDLVLKADTGTVDVAFSRTQDNAANIQKVAKEKSDALRALDLEFKDVLSSEGGD from the coding sequence GTGACCGCGACGCTGCACGCCCTGGCCCTCGCGCTGTCCCTCGGGGCCGCGCCCGCTCCGGCGCCCCAGGCCTCCAATCCGGGCGCCGCGCTGCCGCCCATGCCCGCCTCGCTGAGCTCGCGCGCGGCGTCGGTGGAAGCGGTGGAGGCGCAGCTGCGCACCGCGGAGCTGTCGCTGCGCTTCGTGGAGACGCAGTTCACGGAGCGCCCCGAGCCCAGCAGCACCGACTCGCAGCTCAAGCGCTTCTCCGAGGGCGAGGTGTACTCGCTGCTGGGGGACTGGGCCGCCGCGTCCGTCCTCTTCTACGACCTGGTGAGCGACCCGGCGTTCAAGGCGCACCCGCGCTACCCGGAGGCGGTCTTCTACCTGGCGGACGCGCTCTTCCAGCAGAAGAACGACATCGGCGCGCGGGTGTACCTGCGCGACGTGCTGTCGCTGCCCCTGACGCCGCAGCGCTACAAGGAGGCCGTGAGCCGCTACCTCGCGGTGGCGGGCAGGCTCCAGCAGTTCGACGGCATCGACGCGTACGTGGAGAAGGCGCGGCAGCTGTCGGGCGGAGTGCTGGCGCCGGACATCGCCTACGTGCACGCGCGCGGCACGTTCAAGCGCATGGATTTGACGCCGGACGAGCACCAGCAGCGCTCGCGCGCGCTGTTCGCCCCGCTGGCGCAGGCGCCCGGCGCCTTCCGCGTGCAGGCCGTCTACCACCTGGGCGTCCTGAGCGTGCAGAGCGGGGACTACCCGGCCGCCATCGCGCAGTTCCAGCGCATCGTGGGCACCGGGCCGGAGGCCGTGGTGTCCACCGGCCTCGCGGAGGCGGAGGCCCAGCGCTTCCGTGAGCTCGCGTTCCTGTCGTTGGGCCGGCTGATGTACGAGACGGGCCGCTACGACGAGGCGCTGGACCACTACGGCCAGATTCCGCGCGAGAGCGAGCGCTTCCCGGAGTCGCTGCTGGAGGTCGCGTGGACGTACGTGCGCAAGCAGGACTTCACGCAGGCGAAGAACGCCACGGACATCCTCTTGCTCGTCGCGCCGGACTCGCAGCTCGCCCCCGAGGCGCGCATCCTCCAGGGGCACCTGCTCCAGAAGCTGCACCAGTACGACGAGGCGCTGGAGACGTATGACGGCGTGGCGCGCATGTTCACGCCCGCGCGCGACAAGGTGGACGCGCTCCTGCGCGTGAACCACGACCCGGTCGCGTACTTCGACAACCTGCTGGCGCGCAACGAGCGCTCGCTGGACGTGAGCACCCTCTTGCCCCCGCTGGCGCTGAAGTACGCGTCCACGCAGAAGGAGGTCGCGGACGCGGTGCGGATGGTGGGCGACCTGGACAGCGGCCGTCAGGGCGCGGGCGAGGCGAAGGCCATCGCGGAGCGCATCCTGGAGGCGCTGGACGCGCGCGGGCTGGAGGCCTTCCCGGAGCTGCAGGAGGGCTACGTCCGCACGGAGGCCGTGGACACCGCGCTCACCGCCGTGGAGCAGTCCCTGGTGCAGGCGGAGGCCGCGCTGGTGGAGGAGAAGCTGACGCCCGCCGAGCGCGAGAAGCTGCTCGTCGCCCAGGGCGCGCGCGAGGCCCAGCGGCTGCGCTTCGCGGCGCTGCCCACCACCAACAAGGAGCTGGAGGAGCGCCGCCACCGCATGCAGGCGAAGGTGGACCTGGTGGACCGCGAGGCCTTCCGCGTGGGCTACGAGCTCCAGAGCCTGCACGCCAACGCCGCCGCCATCCGCAAGTGGGTGGAGGACACGCGCGACGAGCGGCAGGCGGACCCCGCCGAGGAGCGCGAGTTCCTGGTGCAGCTCCAGGCGGAGATCGCCACGCTGAAGGACCTGCAAGCGGAGCTGGACCGCACCCGCGCCCGGCTCGCCAGCGAGCGCCAGTCCACGGACACGTCGCTGGAGGGCGAGGCCGCCATCCGCGCCCGCTACTCCGCCGCGCTCCAGCAGGAGCACACCGTCCTGCGCGCCGGTGAAGGCCGGCTGTCCGGTGAGGACACCCGCGTGCTGTTGCGCATGCACACGGTGCGCACTCGCATCGACTCGCTGCGCGGACGCGTGGCGGTGGCGCGGGTGGCGCTGCGCGCGCGGTTGGAGAACCGCGTGAAGTCCATCCGCGACAAGGTGCGCGTGGAGCAGGCGCTGCTCCAGGGCTACGAGCAGGAGGTGGCCGCCGCGTCCGGGGACGCGCGCAACCTGGTGGGCCGCATCGCCTACGAGAGCTTCCGCCGCGTGCGGCAACAGTTCTACGACCTGGTGCTCAAGGCCGACACCGGCACGGTGGACGTGGCCTTCAGCCGCACGCAGGACAACGCCGCGAACATCCAGAAGGTCGCCAAGGAGAAGTCGGACGCACTGCGCGCGCTCGACCTGGAGTTCAAGGACGTCCTGTCGTCGGAAGGGGGGGACTGA
- the mglA gene encoding gliding-motility regulator Ras-like GTPase MglA has product MSFINYSSREINCKIVYYGPGLCGKTTNLQYIYNKTAADTKGKLISLSTETDRTLFFDFLPLSLGEIRGFKTRFHLYTVPGQVFYDASRKLILKGVDGVVFVADSQIERMEANMESLENLRINLAEQGYDLNKIPYVVQYNKRDLPNAVTVEEMRKALNPRNIPEYQAVAPTGVGVFDTLKAVAKLVLTELRKGG; this is encoded by the coding sequence ATGTCCTTCATCAATTACTCATCCCGCGAAATCAACTGCAAGATTGTCTATTACGGGCCGGGCCTCTGCGGGAAGACGACCAACCTTCAGTACATCTACAACAAGACCGCGGCGGACACGAAGGGCAAGCTCATCTCCCTCTCCACGGAGACGGACCGCACGCTCTTCTTCGACTTCCTCCCGCTGTCGCTCGGTGAGATCCGCGGCTTCAAGACGCGCTTCCACCTCTACACGGTGCCCGGCCAGGTGTTCTACGACGCCAGCCGCAAGCTCATCCTCAAGGGCGTGGACGGCGTGGTGTTCGTCGCCGACAGCCAGATTGAGCGCATGGAAGCCAACATGGAGTCGTTGGAGAACCTGCGCATCAACCTGGCGGAGCAGGGCTACGACCTGAACAAGATTCCGTACGTCGTGCAGTACAACAAGCGCGACCTGCCCAACGCGGTGACCGTGGAGGAGATGCGCAAGGCGCTCAACCCGCGGAACATCCCGGAGTACCAGGCCGTGGCGCCCACGGGCGTGGGCGTGTTCGACACGCTCAAGGCCGTGGCCAAGCTGGTCCTCACCGAGCTGCGCAAGGGCGGTTGA
- the mglB gene encoding gliding-motility regulator GTPase-activating protein MglB — MGTQLVMYEEEFTKINAVCDRLTKDANAKVVFLVDKNGQLISSAGQTQNIDTTSLASLTAGNVAAMGGLAKLIGENEFPNQFHEGAKDSLYMTIVGSRVVLVVIFDNRTSLGLVRLRIKKASDELTKIFESLVKKTDSPGAGSPFAEISDDDIDNLFSE; from the coding sequence ATGGGCACGCAACTGGTGATGTACGAAGAGGAGTTCACCAAGATCAACGCCGTTTGCGACCGGCTCACCAAGGACGCGAACGCGAAGGTGGTCTTCCTCGTCGACAAGAACGGCCAGCTCATCTCCTCGGCCGGCCAGACGCAGAACATCGACACCACGTCGCTCGCGTCGCTGACGGCAGGCAACGTGGCCGCCATGGGCGGACTCGCGAAGCTCATTGGGGAGAACGAGTTCCCCAACCAGTTCCATGAAGGGGCGAAGGACAGCCTCTACATGACCATCGTGGGCAGCCGCGTGGTGCTGGTCGTCATCTTCGACAACCGCACGAGCCTGGGTCTGGTGCGCCTGCGCATCAAGAAGGCCAGCGACGAGCTGACGAAGATCTTCGAAAGCCTCGTGAAGAAGACCGACAGCCCCGGAGCCGGTTCGCCGTTCGCCGAGATCTCCGACGACGATATCGACAACCTCTTCAGCGAGTAA
- a CDS encoding carboxypeptidase regulatory-like domain-containing protein, whose protein sequence is MRRSSPLTDILPRLVVLVLALACTGAAHAQAPESERASLRLRYGLSSRQGEQVDVGPGLTYGGLTPNDVALTLMGWAGEYLGGQVDLQREAFELRDASSRVTGGSLVRGSLGPRGRLSLGPVRLELGAGYGFAQLPLFGGFTYAPVLQRGVRHAALISGRVLVALPARLQLEARGEVPLTLSAHAADGLKASSSGYVVGAALSYPVVHRDGWTGRVLLDVQQAHDTMELEDSGLRSEQRMRRIGLGFEVALGSVGRTSRPVGPRQAFVALSVVDAETGAPLPGAHVRVPSLKTPGTSEELVADAQGQLRVLLPEGAQSTQASVAGYDDATAVATVSGDAAESAPVQLRLSKKAPKTGSLKLKVVQGKNSAPVPDVQVVSGTAQLRTDKAGEVLLEGLEPGPVAIAMSAPGFRPTEEAAVVVAGQTSELVVVLSQDRKGEQATLVGQVRSARSGQPLVATVTIPQAKVRTRTDKSGTFTARVRGGTYRITLSAPGHVTQTKMVTVREGEQAILNVDLFPRGR, encoded by the coding sequence TTGCGCCGCTCGAGCCCCCTCACCGACATCCTCCCCCGCCTCGTCGTCCTCGTCCTGGCGCTCGCCTGTACCGGGGCCGCCCATGCGCAGGCCCCCGAGTCCGAGCGCGCCTCGCTGCGCCTGCGCTACGGGCTGTCCTCCCGTCAGGGTGAGCAGGTGGATGTAGGGCCCGGGCTCACCTACGGCGGGCTGACGCCGAACGACGTGGCGCTGACGTTGATGGGCTGGGCGGGCGAGTACCTGGGCGGCCAGGTGGATCTGCAGCGCGAGGCGTTCGAGTTGCGGGACGCGTCGTCGCGCGTGACGGGCGGCAGCCTGGTGCGCGGCTCGCTGGGGCCTCGGGGGCGCCTGTCGCTGGGGCCGGTGCGGCTGGAGCTGGGCGCGGGCTATGGCTTCGCGCAGCTGCCGCTGTTCGGCGGGTTCACCTATGCGCCGGTGTTGCAGCGGGGCGTGCGGCACGCGGCGCTGATTTCAGGCCGGGTGCTGGTGGCGCTGCCGGCGCGGCTCCAGTTGGAGGCGCGAGGCGAGGTGCCGCTGACGCTCTCCGCGCACGCGGCGGACGGGCTGAAGGCGTCGTCATCCGGCTACGTGGTGGGCGCGGCGCTGTCGTATCCGGTGGTGCACCGGGACGGCTGGACGGGGCGCGTGCTCCTGGACGTGCAGCAGGCCCACGACACGATGGAGCTGGAGGACAGCGGCCTGCGCTCCGAGCAGCGGATGCGCCGCATCGGCCTGGGCTTCGAGGTGGCGCTGGGCAGTGTGGGCCGGACGTCGCGGCCCGTGGGCCCGCGCCAGGCCTTCGTCGCGCTGAGCGTGGTGGACGCGGAGACGGGCGCACCGCTTCCGGGCGCGCACGTGCGAGTGCCCTCCTTGAAGACGCCGGGCACGAGCGAGGAGCTGGTCGCGGACGCGCAGGGCCAGCTGAGGGTGCTGCTCCCCGAGGGCGCGCAGTCCACGCAGGCCAGCGTGGCCGGCTATGACGACGCAACGGCGGTCGCCACCGTCAGCGGTGATGCGGCGGAGAGCGCGCCGGTCCAGCTTCGCCTGAGCAAGAAGGCGCCGAAGACGGGCTCCCTCAAGCTGAAGGTGGTGCAGGGCAAGAACAGCGCGCCGGTTCCGGACGTGCAGGTGGTTTCGGGCACCGCGCAGCTGCGCACGGACAAGGCCGGCGAGGTGCTGCTGGAGGGGCTGGAGCCGGGGCCCGTGGCCATTGCGATGTCCGCGCCGGGCTTCCGTCCCACCGAAGAGGCCGCGGTGGTGGTGGCGGGGCAGACGTCGGAGCTGGTGGTGGTGCTGTCTCAGGACCGCAAGGGCGAGCAGGCCACGCTGGTGGGCCAGGTTCGCAGCGCGCGCAGCGGCCAGCCGCTGGTAGCGACAGTGACGATTCCCCAGGCGAAGGTGCGCACGCGCACGGACAAGAGCGGCACCTTCACCGCGCGCGTCCGCGGCGGCACGTACCGCATCACCCTGTCCGCGCCCGGGCACGTGACCCAGACGAAGATGGTCACCGTGCGCGAAGGCGAGCAGGCGATTCTCAACGTTGATCTGTTCCCGAGGGGCCGGTGA
- a CDS encoding protein kinase domain-containing protein, with protein sequence MAQTHVPIPDPAGASPATLLQPYGQYVLVRKLAEGGMAEIFLAKLLGADGFERNVVLKRMLPTLSAIPDFVEMFRDEARLAAKLSHPHIVQIHELGFTDGCYYICMEYLAGEDFSTTLRLAGRRRQYVPLPVVMRVLIDAARGLHFAHTFTNEQGQPLHVVHRDVSPSNLYVTYQGQVKVLDFGIAKAESRLVQTRTGVVKGKYIYMAPEQAQGKEVDHRADVFSLGVSLYEAVTHVRPFSRENDLAVLNALLQGEFEKPRALRPDLPEGLEAIILKAMAFKPEDRYATSEEFADALERFAAEFQGGAASAPTLGTFLRNHFGEERVTEKTRIPTLATLTAARPTDPEFAAIASPVSGAGTNAYGPQVSRPSSTGVRALTSQNKAAPVQAQALEPEVVPSAPVAKPASRRWLMGVVGGLGLVAAGVAFVVARPGGTPANVPTPPPVQQAVAPVANGTPAGTQTPAVAAQGTQGQGTPAQGPEGTTPGEIQGTVQDGTPGGDAVATSVTDSPHGDDGTEDTSHRKVAKRPAAKEPVSLGIDDIQRVVSGGRSKITGCFERYKSDLPAASGEVQVELTIVSSGKVRAGTRGPLASTPVGRCLETQAQSLRFPVHRDQEVTVLMPFSWKVTQ encoded by the coding sequence ATGGCACAGACCCACGTTCCCATTCCGGATCCCGCCGGCGCGTCCCCCGCGACGCTCCTCCAGCCCTACGGGCAGTACGTGCTCGTGCGCAAGCTGGCCGAGGGCGGCATGGCGGAGATCTTCCTCGCCAAGCTGCTGGGCGCGGACGGCTTCGAGCGCAACGTGGTGCTCAAGCGGATGCTGCCGACGCTGTCGGCCATCCCCGACTTCGTGGAGATGTTCCGCGATGAGGCGCGGCTGGCGGCGAAGCTGTCGCATCCGCACATCGTGCAGATCCACGAGCTGGGCTTCACGGACGGCTGCTACTACATCTGCATGGAGTACCTCGCGGGCGAGGACTTCTCCACGACGCTGCGGCTCGCGGGCCGGCGCCGCCAGTACGTGCCGCTGCCGGTGGTGATGCGGGTGCTCATCGACGCGGCGCGAGGCCTGCACTTCGCGCACACCTTCACCAACGAGCAGGGCCAGCCGCTGCACGTGGTGCACCGGGACGTGTCGCCGTCCAACCTGTACGTGACGTACCAGGGCCAGGTGAAGGTGCTGGACTTCGGCATCGCCAAGGCCGAGTCGCGCCTGGTCCAGACGCGCACGGGCGTGGTGAAGGGCAAGTACATCTACATGGCGCCGGAGCAGGCGCAGGGGAAGGAGGTCGACCACCGCGCGGACGTCTTCTCCCTGGGGGTCAGCCTCTACGAGGCCGTCACGCACGTGCGGCCCTTCTCCCGCGAGAACGACCTGGCGGTGCTCAACGCGCTCTTGCAGGGCGAGTTCGAGAAGCCGCGCGCGCTGAGGCCGGACCTGCCGGAGGGCCTGGAGGCCATCATCCTCAAGGCCATGGCGTTCAAGCCGGAGGACCGGTACGCGACGTCGGAAGAGTTCGCGGATGCGCTGGAGCGCTTCGCGGCGGAGTTCCAGGGTGGCGCCGCGAGCGCCCCGACGCTGGGCACGTTCCTGCGCAACCACTTCGGCGAGGAGCGCGTCACGGAGAAGACGCGCATCCCCACGCTGGCCACGCTCACCGCCGCGCGTCCGACGGACCCCGAGTTCGCGGCGATTGCTTCGCCCGTCTCCGGCGCTGGGACGAACGCGTACGGGCCGCAGGTGTCCCGTCCGAGCAGCACGGGCGTGAGGGCGCTGACCTCTCAGAACAAGGCGGCCCCCGTGCAGGCGCAGGCGCTCGAGCCGGAGGTCGTGCCGAGCGCGCCTGTGGCGAAGCCCGCGTCCCGGCGCTGGCTCATGGGTGTGGTGGGTGGCCTGGGGCTGGTGGCCGCGGGCGTGGCGTTCGTCGTCGCGCGGCCCGGTGGCACCCCGGCGAACGTTCCGACTCCGCCTCCGGTACAGCAGGCCGTCGCGCCCGTGGCGAATGGGACTCCGGCGGGCACGCAGACTCCCGCGGTCGCGGCGCAGGGCACTCAGGGGCAGGGGACTCCGGCCCAGGGGCCTGAAGGCACTACGCCCGGAGAGATTCAGGGCACCGTGCAGGACGGCACGCCGGGCGGTGACGCGGTGGCAACGTCCGTCACGGATTCGCCCCATGGGGACGATGGGACGGAGGACACGTCCCACCGCAAGGTTGCGAAGAGGCCGGCGGCGAAGGAGCCCGTGTCGCTGGGCATCGACGACATCCAGCGCGTGGTGTCTGGCGGCCGCTCGAAAATCACGGGCTGCTTCGAGCGCTACAAGTCCGACCTGCCGGCGGCCTCGGGCGAGGTGCAGGTGGAGCTCACCATCGTATCGTCCGGCAAGGTGCGCGCGGGCACGCGCGGGCCGCTGGCGTCCACGCCGGTGGGCCGCTGCCTGGAGACGCAGGCCCAGAGCCTGCGCTTCCCGGTGCACCGCGACCAGGAGGTCACCGTGTTGATGCCGTTCTCATGGAAGGTGACGCAGTAG